One stretch of Juglans microcarpa x Juglans regia isolate MS1-56 chromosome 3D, Jm3101_v1.0, whole genome shotgun sequence DNA includes these proteins:
- the LOC121256466 gene encoding uncharacterized protein LOC121256466, whose protein sequence is MNGRRSEDNSFCHFHPKQMVVGVCPLCLNERLLILASNQDHFSSSRSSVRRGQTSSKHKKPPITLPKIFALGGSFLSRLEFRHWKYSGNSDHDIASISPEGAFEDSFISIKFGDNGVASWEKNTVSKVSLENCNMSWNNSLTQELTKEAKETKENKTVIEHGKPRASLRWRKRIGHLFQVMRLKKSNKGNVCHVSSKVEGVKVRKGWIRTLTKRKTTME, encoded by the exons ATGAATGGCCGCAGATCAGAAGACAACTCCTTCTGCCATTTCCATCCCAAACAAATGGTTGTTGGGGTCTGCCCCTTGTGCCTGAACGAGAGGCTCTTAATCTTGGCCTCAAACCAAGACCACTTTTCCTCCTCTAGAAGCAGCGTCCGAAGAGGCCAGACCTCCTCCAAGCACAAAAAGCCACCCATCACTCTTCCAAAGATCTTTGCTCTCGGAGGCTCTTTTCTCAGTCGTCTCGAGTTCCGGCATTGGAAATATTCCGGCAACTCCGATCATGATATTGCCTCCATCAGTCCAGAAGgag CCTTTGAGGACTCATTTATATCAATCAAGTTTGGAGACAACGGCGTAGCTTCTTGGGAGAAGAACACAGTGTCCAAGGTATCTCTAGAGAACTGCAACATGTCCTGGAATAACAGCTTGACCCAAGAATTGACTAAAGAAGCCAAGGAGACAAAGGAGAACAAGACTGTAATAGAGCATGGGAAACCGCGTGCATCGCTTAGGTGGCGGAAGCGGATTGGGCATCTGTTCCAGGTCATGAGATTGAAAAAGTCCAACAAGGGTAATGTGTGCCATGTGAGCAGCAAGGTGGAAGGAGTCAAGGTGAGGAAAGGTTGGATAAGGACTCTGACAAAGAGAAAGACCACAATGGAATAA
- the LOC121254334 gene encoding esterase-like — protein MESPSIPKFTIPLFCFFMLLLCAATLNPVFASKVCNFPAVFNFGDSNSDTGGLSATLIRATLPYGETYFHRPAGRFSDGRLTIDFMAMGVGLPYLSAYLDSLGTNFTHGANFATAASTIRLPSGIIPAGGFSPFYLDIQYSQFVQFKERSQIIRRQGGIYAHLMPKNDYFPKALYTFDIGQNDLGEGFFGNMTVGQVNASIPDILDKFSLNVKNIYKLGARSFWIHNTGPIGCLPYILANFPSAQRDSHGCAKPYNDVAQSFNHKLKEAIVQLRIDLPSAAITYVDVYSAKYSLYREPQKYGFELPLVACCGYGEKYNYSNSVGCGGTVAVNGSEIFVGSCERPSVRVNWDGIHYTEAANKFVFSQISTGAFSDPPVPLKMACHQV, from the exons ATGGAGTCCCCTAGCATTCCCAAGTTCACAATTCCTCTCTTTTGCTTCTTTATGCTTTTACTGTGTGCGGCCACACTGAATCCTGTATTTGCTTCGAAAGTTTGCAACTTTCCGGCAGTCTTTAACTTTGGCGACTCAAATTCCGATACCGGAGGATTGTCTGCTACCCTCATAAGAGCCACACTGCCTTACGGGGAGACCTATTTTCACAGGCCTGCCGGAAGGTTCTCCGATGGCCGGCTCACGATTGATTTCATGG CAATGGGTGTTGGTCTTCCATATCTGAGTGCATACCTTGATTCCTTGGGAACTAACTTCACACACGGTGCAAACTTTGCCACGGCTGCATCCACAATCAGACTACCATCCGGAATCATACCTGCGGGTGGATTTAGTCCCTTCTACCTCGATATCCAATACTCACAATTTGTGCAGTTCAAAGAAAGATCACAGATTATAAGACGACAAG GTGGAATATATGCACATTTGATGCCCAAGAATGATTATTTTCCTAAAGCTTTATACACATTTGATATCGGTCAGAATGATCTTGGTGAGGGATTCTTTGGTAACATGACTGTAGGGCAAGTCAATGCTTCTATCCCCGATATTCTTGACAAGTTCTCTCTTAATGTTAAG aatatatataagttggGAGCTAGATCATTTTGGATCCACAATACTGGACCAATTGGTTGCCTTCCCTATATTTTGGCCAATTTTCCATCAGCTCAAAGGGATAGCCATGGCTGTGCAAAGCCTTATAATGATGTAGCTCAGTCTTTCAATCACAAGTTGAAGGAGGCCATTGTTCAACTCAGGATCGATCTTCCTTCAGCTGCAATCACATATGTAGATGTCTACTCTGCCAAGTACTCTCTTTATAGGGAACCACAGAAATACG GATTTGAGCTTCCACTTGTTGCCTGTTGTGGGTATGGAGAAAAATACAACTACAGCAATAGTGTTGGGTGTGGAGGAACAGTGGCTGTGAATGGAAGTGAAATATTTGTTGGTTCATGTGAGCGCCCCTCGGTCAGAGTAAACTGGGATGGAATTCACTATACTGAGGCTGCCAACAAGTTTGTCTTTTCTCAGATTTCAACTGGAGCGTTTTCAGATCCACCTGTACCCTTGAAAATGGCATGTCACCAAGTTTAA
- the LOC121254462 gene encoding long chain acyl-CoA synthetase 9, chloroplastic-like isoform X2, producing MSAYIVGVLVPIVVTLLLRNSKNSKKRGLLVDVGGEPGYAIRNCRFTSPVQTAWDGISTIAELFEHSCKQHQDRNFLGTRKLISREIEVTEDGRSFEKLHLGDYEWLTYGRAFEAVCNFASGLAQLGHKKEERAAIFADTREEWFIALQGCFRCNVTVVTIYASLGEEALCHSLNETEVTTVICGHKELKKIIEISGQLDTVRCVICMDDEIPSNASYVENSKSWTITSFADVERLGSEKPVDTDLPLSADIAVIMYTSGSTGLPKNVIAAVGSAIGYGSPLTLTDTSSKIKKGTKGDATVLLPTLMTAVPAILDRVRDGVLRKVNTKGGLSKKLFDLAYARRLSAVNGNWFGAWGLEKALWNFLVFRKVRAILGGRIRFVLSGGAPLSGDTQRFINICLGAPIGQGYGLTETSAGSTFSEVDDTSVGRVGAPLPCSFIKLIDWPEGGYLTSDSPKPRGEIVVGGPNVTVGYFKNEEKTKELYKVDERGMRWFYTGDIGQFHADGCLEIIDRKKDIVKLQHGEYVSLGKVEATLLVSPYIDNIMLHANPFHSYCVALVVASQHTVEDWAEKQGIPFTDFADLCEKAETKKEVLASIQKEAKRARLEKFEIPVKIKLLSEPWTPESGLVTAAFKIKRDIIRKAFSEELSNLYAS from the exons ATGAGTGCCTATATTGTTGGTGTACTTGTTCCTATTGTTGTTACTCTTCTACTTCGGAATTCCAAGAATTCAAAGAAACGGGGGTTGCTTGTTGATGTCGGTGGGGAACCAGGGTATGCTATTCGGAATTGTCGGTTCACTTCGCCAGTGCAAACAGCATGGGATGGCATCTCAACTATTGCAGAACTTTTTGAGCATTCATGCAAGCAGCACCAAGATAGAAACTTCCTTGGAACTAGGAAGTTGATTTCAAGGGAGATTGAAGTGACTGAAGATGGAAGGTCTTTCGAGAAGCTTCATTTGGGAGACTATGAGTGGCTAACCTATGGGAGAGCATTTGAAGCTGTGTGCAACTTTGCTTCTGGATTGGCTCAACTTGGGCACAAAAAGGAAGAACGTGCTGCAATCTTTGCAGACACAAGAGAAGAATGGTTCATTGCATTACAG GGCTGCTTTAGGTGTAATGTCACTGTTGTGACTATATATGCATCTTTGGGGGAGGAGGCTTTATGTCACTCATTAAACgag ACAGAGGTTACTACCGTGATATGTGGGCACAAAGAACTCAAGAAAATCATAGAGATAAGTGGACAACTTGACACGGTGCGATGTGTAatatgtatggatgatgagatCCCTTCTAATGCCTCATATGTTGAGAATAGCAAAAGCTGGACAATTACCTCATTTGCAGATGTGGAGAGACTTGGCAGTGAAAAACCCGTTGATACCGACTTACCTCTTTCAGCTGATATTGCAGTTATCATGTACACAAGTGGGAGTACTGGATTGCCTAAG AATGTGATCGCTGCCGTGGGAAGTGCTATAGGATATGGATCACCTTTGACGCTTACTGATACATCAAGCAAGATAAAAAAGGGAACAAAGGGGGATGCCACGGTGCTGTTGCCAACTTTAATGACAGCTGTCCCAGCAATTTTAGATCGTGTTCGTGATGGGGTGCTGAGGAAG GTGAATACAAAAGGCGGATTATCGAAGAAATTGTTTGACTTGGCATATGCTCGTAGGTTGTCTGCGGTTAATGGCAATTGGTTTGGGGCTTGGGGCCTGGAAAAGGCTCTTTGGAATTTTCTTGTGTTCAGAAAGGTCCGAGCAATTCTGGGAGGTCGTATACGCTTTGTGCTGTCTGGAGGTGCTCCTCTCTCTGGTGATACTCAGAGATTCATCAACATTTGTCTTGG TGCTCCAATAGGTCAAGGTTATGGTCTTACTGAGACTTCTGCTGGTTCAACATTCTCCGAGGTCGATGATACATCTGTCGGTCGTGTTGGAGCTCCACTGCCTTGCTCATTCATTAAG TTAATTGATTGGCCTGAAGGTGGATATCTAACCAGTGATTCACCAAAGCCACGTGGGGAAATAGTAGTTGGTGGTCCGAATGTTACAGttggatattttaaaaatgaagaaaaaacaaaagaattatacaag GTTGATGAGAGAGGAATGAGGTGGTTCTATACGGGTGACATAGGACAGTTTCATGCTGATGGTTGCCTTGAGATAATTGACCGCAAAAAAGACATAGTCAAACTTCAGCATGGAGAGTATGTCTCCCTGGGAAAG GTTGAAGCCACTCTCCTTGTTAGCCCCTACATCGACAATATCATGTTGCATGCTAATCCCTTTCATAGTTACTGTGTGGCTCTTGTGGTGGCTTCTCAGCATACGGTGGAAGATTGGGCTGAAAAGCAAGGAATTCCTTTTACTGACTTTGCAGACTTGTGTGAGAAAgcagaaacaaagaaagaagttCTTGCATCAATCCAAAAG GAAGCAAAGAGGGCACGATTGGAGAAGTTTGAGATTCCAGTGAAAATCAAATTGCTTTCAGAACCATGGACTCCTGAATCTGGCCTAGTCACGGCAGCTTTCAAGATCAAGAGAGATATCATCAGAAAGGCTTTCTCTGAAGAACTCTCTAATTTATACGCTTCCTGA
- the LOC121254462 gene encoding long chain acyl-CoA synthetase 9, chloroplastic-like isoform X1 has product MSAYIVGVLVPIVVTLLLRNSKNSKKRGLLVDVGGEPGYAIRNCRFTSPVQTAWDGISTIAELFEHSCKQHQDRNFLGTRKLISREIEVTEDGRSFEKLHLGDYEWLTYGRAFEAVCNFASGLAQLGHKKEERAAIFADTREEWFIALQGCFRCNVTVVTIYASLGEEALCHSLNETEVTTVICGHKELKKIIEISGQLDTVRCVICMDDEIPSNASYVENSKSWTITSFADVERLGSEKPVDTDLPLSADIAVIMYTSGSTGLPKGVMMTHANVLATVSAVMTIVPDLGSKDVYMAYLPMAHILELAAENVIAAVGSAIGYGSPLTLTDTSSKIKKGTKGDATVLLPTLMTAVPAILDRVRDGVLRKVNTKGGLSKKLFDLAYARRLSAVNGNWFGAWGLEKALWNFLVFRKVRAILGGRIRFVLSGGAPLSGDTQRFINICLGAPIGQGYGLTETSAGSTFSEVDDTSVGRVGAPLPCSFIKLIDWPEGGYLTSDSPKPRGEIVVGGPNVTVGYFKNEEKTKELYKVDERGMRWFYTGDIGQFHADGCLEIIDRKKDIVKLQHGEYVSLGKVEATLLVSPYIDNIMLHANPFHSYCVALVVASQHTVEDWAEKQGIPFTDFADLCEKAETKKEVLASIQKEAKRARLEKFEIPVKIKLLSEPWTPESGLVTAAFKIKRDIIRKAFSEELSNLYAS; this is encoded by the exons ATGAGTGCCTATATTGTTGGTGTACTTGTTCCTATTGTTGTTACTCTTCTACTTCGGAATTCCAAGAATTCAAAGAAACGGGGGTTGCTTGTTGATGTCGGTGGGGAACCAGGGTATGCTATTCGGAATTGTCGGTTCACTTCGCCAGTGCAAACAGCATGGGATGGCATCTCAACTATTGCAGAACTTTTTGAGCATTCATGCAAGCAGCACCAAGATAGAAACTTCCTTGGAACTAGGAAGTTGATTTCAAGGGAGATTGAAGTGACTGAAGATGGAAGGTCTTTCGAGAAGCTTCATTTGGGAGACTATGAGTGGCTAACCTATGGGAGAGCATTTGAAGCTGTGTGCAACTTTGCTTCTGGATTGGCTCAACTTGGGCACAAAAAGGAAGAACGTGCTGCAATCTTTGCAGACACAAGAGAAGAATGGTTCATTGCATTACAG GGCTGCTTTAGGTGTAATGTCACTGTTGTGACTATATATGCATCTTTGGGGGAGGAGGCTTTATGTCACTCATTAAACgag ACAGAGGTTACTACCGTGATATGTGGGCACAAAGAACTCAAGAAAATCATAGAGATAAGTGGACAACTTGACACGGTGCGATGTGTAatatgtatggatgatgagatCCCTTCTAATGCCTCATATGTTGAGAATAGCAAAAGCTGGACAATTACCTCATTTGCAGATGTGGAGAGACTTGGCAGTGAAAAACCCGTTGATACCGACTTACCTCTTTCAGCTGATATTGCAGTTATCATGTACACAAGTGGGAGTACTGGATTGCCTAAG GGTGTAATGATGACACATGCCAATGTACTAGCTACAGTTTCCGCTGTCATGACAATTGTTCCTGACCTGGGAAGCAAGGATGTTTACATGGCATACCTACCCATGGCCCATATCCTTGAATTAGCAGCTGAG AATGTGATCGCTGCCGTGGGAAGTGCTATAGGATATGGATCACCTTTGACGCTTACTGATACATCAAGCAAGATAAAAAAGGGAACAAAGGGGGATGCCACGGTGCTGTTGCCAACTTTAATGACAGCTGTCCCAGCAATTTTAGATCGTGTTCGTGATGGGGTGCTGAGGAAG GTGAATACAAAAGGCGGATTATCGAAGAAATTGTTTGACTTGGCATATGCTCGTAGGTTGTCTGCGGTTAATGGCAATTGGTTTGGGGCTTGGGGCCTGGAAAAGGCTCTTTGGAATTTTCTTGTGTTCAGAAAGGTCCGAGCAATTCTGGGAGGTCGTATACGCTTTGTGCTGTCTGGAGGTGCTCCTCTCTCTGGTGATACTCAGAGATTCATCAACATTTGTCTTGG TGCTCCAATAGGTCAAGGTTATGGTCTTACTGAGACTTCTGCTGGTTCAACATTCTCCGAGGTCGATGATACATCTGTCGGTCGTGTTGGAGCTCCACTGCCTTGCTCATTCATTAAG TTAATTGATTGGCCTGAAGGTGGATATCTAACCAGTGATTCACCAAAGCCACGTGGGGAAATAGTAGTTGGTGGTCCGAATGTTACAGttggatattttaaaaatgaagaaaaaacaaaagaattatacaag GTTGATGAGAGAGGAATGAGGTGGTTCTATACGGGTGACATAGGACAGTTTCATGCTGATGGTTGCCTTGAGATAATTGACCGCAAAAAAGACATAGTCAAACTTCAGCATGGAGAGTATGTCTCCCTGGGAAAG GTTGAAGCCACTCTCCTTGTTAGCCCCTACATCGACAATATCATGTTGCATGCTAATCCCTTTCATAGTTACTGTGTGGCTCTTGTGGTGGCTTCTCAGCATACGGTGGAAGATTGGGCTGAAAAGCAAGGAATTCCTTTTACTGACTTTGCAGACTTGTGTGAGAAAgcagaaacaaagaaagaagttCTTGCATCAATCCAAAAG GAAGCAAAGAGGGCACGATTGGAGAAGTTTGAGATTCCAGTGAAAATCAAATTGCTTTCAGAACCATGGACTCCTGAATCTGGCCTAGTCACGGCAGCTTTCAAGATCAAGAGAGATATCATCAGAAAGGCTTTCTCTGAAGAACTCTCTAATTTATACGCTTCCTGA